ATATCTCTTCTGGGTCGGCTGCGCCGGGTCGTACGAGGATCGGGCGAAGCGGGTCTCGAAGGCGCTCGTCGAGATCCTCCGCGAAGCGGGGGTGTCGTTCGCGATCCTCGGGACCGAAGAGACGTGCAACGGCGACTCGGCGCGCCGGATGGGGAACGAGTATCTCTTCCAGACTCTCGCCCAGCAGAACGTCGAGACGATGAACGGCTACGGCGTGAAGAAGATCGTCACGAACTGCCCGCATTGCCTGAACTGCCTGAAGAACGAATATCCGCAGTTCGGCGGCGACTACGAGGTGATCCACGGGACCGAGCTCGTCGCGGAGCTCATCGCGCAGGGGCGAATCCGGATGCGGGGAGAGCTCCCGGAATCGATCACGTTCCACGACCCCTGTTATCTCGGCCGCTACAACAGGGTCTACGACGCGCCGCGGAGGATCCTCGAGTCGATCCCGGGCGTGACCCTCCGCGAGATGGAGCATTCGAAGGAAAAGGGGCTCTGCTGCGGGGCCGGCGGCGGCCGGATGTGGATGGAAGAGAAGCTCGGGGAGCGGATCAACCAGACCCGCATGAAGGAGATCGCCGCGATGGGGACCGACAAGGTCGGCGTCTCCTGCCCCTTCTGCATGGTGATGATCGGCAACGCGAAGGAGGAGATCCAGCAGGGGCCGCCCGCCTTCGACGTTCTGGAGCTCGCCCGCGCGTCGATGGAGACGGGCGCGGACCATACCCGCCGTTGATCTGGGCCGTCGGGCATGGCGGCGGCTCGACGTACGCATCCCGTACCCCTCACCGCCGCCGGGCCCGACGATCCCGCCTTTCCGCGCGTCCGGCCGCGCCTCGTCGTTTCCTTGCAGGGAAGGGCGAGGCCGACTCGGTCCGGGCGCATGCGTGGGAGATTGCGGCTCCGGGCGCTAGAATGGGACCGGAGGAAGGAATGCCCGGTTATCCTCAGTCGATTCTGTCCCTTTCCCGCGACGTCGTCGCGATGCAGATCCCTTCCGGCGAGCGGATCGCCCTGCCGTCGAAAACGCTCGTCCGGATCACCCAGACCCTCGGCGGGAACTTCACCGTGGAAGTCCCGTCGCTCGGCGGCCTGTTCCGCATCGAAGGAAAGGATGCGGACGCGCTCGGCGTCGAGATGCCGGAGGAGGCCAGGAAGTCCCTGGAGGCTTCGGCTTCGGCGGACACGTCGACCGCCGAGGGCGTCGAGAAGGCGGTCTGGGAGCAACTCAAGACCGTGTTCGACCCCGAGATCCCGATCAACATCGTGGAGCTGGGGCTCGTCTACAACATGGAGGTCAAGCCCGTCGAGAAGGGATACCGCATCGAGGTGAAAATGACCCTGACGGCGCCCGGCTGCGGTATGGGCGCCGCGATCGCCGACGACGCGAAGCGCAAGATCGAATCGGTTCCCGGCGTCGTGGACACGGACGTGCAACTGGTGTGGGAGCCGGTTTGGGGGCCCAACATGATGAGCGAAGCTGCCAAACTGACGCTCGGCTTCATGTAAGTGGGCCGGCGCGGACCATAC
The sequence above is a segment of the Thermoanaerobaculia bacterium genome. Coding sequences within it:
- the sufT gene encoding putative Fe-S cluster assembly protein SufT, with amino-acid sequence MPGYPQSILSLSRDVVAMQIPSGERIALPSKTLVRITQTLGGNFTVEVPSLGGLFRIEGKDADALGVEMPEEARKSLEASASADTSTAEGVEKAVWEQLKTVFDPEIPINIVELGLVYNMEVKPVEKGYRIEVKMTLTAPGCGMGAAIADDAKRKIESVPGVVDTDVQLVWEPVWGPNMMSEAAKLTLGFM